Below is a genomic region from Triticum dicoccoides isolate Atlit2015 ecotype Zavitan chromosome 5A, WEW_v2.0, whole genome shotgun sequence.
CGCAGCAGCGCGCCAAGCCGGCCGCCGTATCCTTCCCCACCGCCCCCGCCGGTGGTCTGAGGCGTCGTGAACGCCACCCGCCGGCCCGCGAGCGAGAGGGCCTCCGGCTGCGCCATCACCGCTCCTCCGGCGACGCCAATCTATCTGAATCTGAAGGATATCTCTCCGGTGACTCTTCTTACGTGCACTTCGAACTGTCTTTTGCTAGTAGTACAGTTCAGAGTTCAGAATTGCAGTGAACACTGCTGACCGTCAGAATAATTCAGGCAACGTCGAAGAAAATACAGTAGGCTGGTAAGTGGATGTCAGCAGACAAGATCAAAACTGGAAATTTTCCAGCACTGTGAATTCAACAATCTACCGCCAATCTTTCTGAACTCTATTCCTCTTGCTGTTAAACATTGTTCAATAGTGCGTACTGCGTAGTTGCTACAATGATACACATGGTATAACAACAGATTACAAGAATGTTTGCATGATGGCGCCAATTTCACATACTTCAGGAGAGTAGTCACTCGGCATCACTGTCCAGCTGTGCGACCAAGCTATCTATCTATCTGCAGGTCTTTGAGTGAACGTCCTCGTTTGGCTCCAATGCCAAGATTCGAGCGGCGATTACTGCAGCTGGGTCTCGAAAGGGAGTTCGATGGGGGTGGCGTTGCCGTAGAACTCCTCCAGGTTGTAGAATTCCCGCTGCGGGGGAAGGAATATATGCACGACGACATCGCCTGCAATAAGAGTGCAGAGGACGGTCAAGTAGGTCTATGCCAAATTTGTGCATCACCATCAGCTCATCACAGTATTCGACACTGAGACATTGATCGACATGCGAGTTTCCTTTTGCAACAAAACCTCGTCGACCCGGTAGTGTTTAAAAGTCCATGAGCAGTTTCCAAGGATGTTTACATGGAACAAGGAAGGTGGCGACAACAGTGGCTGCCAGTTTTCAGCATATCCAAAAGGCTGAAAGTTCTTATTCAATTTTATTATTTAACTCCTGTAAGCTACTAGAAAAGAGAAACGGAACAAAACCAATTCTGCCTGGCTACTTGCATTGCTAACATGCTGTATTAAACTGAGAGCAGGCAGAAATATGCACAATACAATCGTAACAAAAATTGAGTCTTAAAATTTCAGGCTAAGTTCACAACTGGACAAGGACACGGTTGTTATCCAACGGTTCAAGTTTACTTACACAATTCAAAATCATGAGTTTTGGACGAAAAGCTTTACATGTTCTCGTAGATTGAATTTGTGTCCAGATGCTAAGAAAATCTGTGTCTTCAATTTATAAGGAAAAAAATAGCACCTGGTTGTTTCACCATTCCATCAAGTCAGAAAGCTAATTTGTGCTTTAAGTCAAAGATCAGCTCATAAGCAAAGAAATAGCACTAGTTGTTTTACTTTCCATCAAGTCAGAAACCTAATTTGTGCTTGAAGTCAAAGATCAACTCATAAGCCAAAAAAATAGTACTGGTTGTTTTACTTTCCATCAAGTCAGAAACCTAATTTGTGCATGAAGTCAAAGATCAACTCATAAGCCAAAAAAATAGTACTGGTTGTTTTACTTTCCATCAAGTCAGAAAGCTAATTTGTGCTTGAAGTCAAAGATCAACTCATAAGCCAAAAAAATAGTACTGGTTGCTTTACTTTCCATCAAGTCAGAAAGCTAATTTGTGCTTGAAGCCAAAGATCAACCCACAAGCCAAAAAAATAGTACTGGTTGTTTTACTTTCCATCAAGTCAGAGAGCTAATTTGTGCTTGAAGTCAAAGCTCAGCTCATAAGCAAGAAATAGCACTAGTAGTTTTACTTTCCATCAAGTCAGAAAACTATTTGTGCTTGAAGTCAAAGCTCAgctcaaaacccaaaaataatagtACTGGTTGCTTTACTTTCATCAAGTCAGAAAGTTAATTTGTGCTTGAAGTCAAAGATCAACTCATAAGCCAAAATAGTACTGGTTGTTTTACTTTCCAACAAGTCAGAGATCAAGACCTTTCTCTACCTCTATACATAACAATCAAGATGCTTCAGTAGAAGCTGTCCAAATGAAACTGTTATAAATTTGTGTCTGGAAACTACGTGTCTTCTACTTATAAGAgaaaaaaaaaacactagttgttTTACTATTCCATAAAGTCAGAAAGCTAATTTGTGCTTGACTTCAAAAGATAAATGCTGCAGAAGAAGTTGTCCATATGAAACTGAAGTATTAGAACCAATTATAATGAACGCGTGACAGAAAAGTACAGAACACTGACCAAAGTCCAGCAAGGTCCATGAATTGGGTTTTGTATCACCAGACGCAACTCTGCTGAACTGCTGCTCACCTATGTCTCTCATTTTGGAACTGCAAGGCAAGAATACAGTCACACATATCCTAAGTCAAGCAAGAAGAATAATTAAACTCATCTGAAAAACCGAATGGTAGCAGGTGCATATTACTGTTTCACTTCGGTTGAAATCATGTGGGCAAGAAACTGAATGTGAAGTGTGGAGCACCTGATGGCCTCAATCTGCGCATTCGAGAAGGCGGTGAGGATGATGAAGAACTCGGTCCAGTAGACAATCGGCTTCACGAACAGCACACGGATGTCGGCGGCCTTGACCTCGCTTGCAACTTTAGCCAGAGAAACGGCCACTGAATTTACAAGGCAAAACAAGGATCAGACTTAGCAAGCATGCAGAATTGCGCTTCTGGTTCTGCTTGGCCTGTATATGGTTAGTATTTTCTGAACATTTCTCGACTGGAGAGGCGTATGCAACATACGTGACAGGCACTCGGCGTCCTCGTCGGCCTCGCTGGCCAGGGCCGCGCTGCTGGCCCCGCCGGAGCTGTACACGACCTCGCCGTGCTTCTGGAGCAATTCCTCGAGCAGCTCGTCCGCGCCCTCCCCTGTCCCGGGGTTCTACGTACGCACGCGAGCAAGAAATGAAAACCGGAGTCAGAACAACTGTACCAGAGCAACTTCACACGAATGTGAAAATGGCGCGAGGGCCGGAGCTCTGCCGGAACTATGTACCCACCAcattagaggaagaagaagagggcggggAGCGAGCCCGGAAGGGCGCGGCGgtgggcagcagcagcggcaggaAGTCGCTCCTCAGGCGGTGGCGGGGGACCGCTCCGACGGCGCGCCGCGGCCGCGGGTGCAGCAGCGGGACGGCGGCCGGCGGCGCGCGGGCGAGGCCGTGGCCCTGGCCCTGGATCGCGGCGCCTCTCATGGTAAGCCCGAGAATTTTCcacgggaggggggagggaggttgCAGTGGGCGAAACGGCAAGCAACGAGGAGCGAAGCGTGGAGGAGATAAGCAGGACGAACACTGACTGACTGAGTGAAAGGGGATAGGCCAGCAGATTTATTTTTTCTTCAGAGATTTTTCCTCAGCTCGCCATTTTGTTTCTTCCTTTCAGCGGTCCAAACCCCGCCTGGAGATGCGTGCAGGGAACATACTCTGTGGAGTGCGCCTTCTCTCTGTAGAATGTGCCTTCTTGACCAGCcgagcgctctctctctctctcttcgcaaTTCTGTATCCATAATCCAACATTTGGGTGCAATTCCAATGGGTAACGTAGGAGACATCCTTATTTTCCCGCGGGGATCTTAATTACCACTGCTTAGCTTAAATTTCTCTATGTAACTCTACATTTTGTGGCTGCTAATCTGTTTATCTGTTCAGTTTTCGGTGTCATCCTTCATCCTTCAGGCTTCAGCTACATTTTCATAGCACAAGTTGCAGTCTTTGATTTTCACAATAAAGGTACGTGTAGAAGAATGGGTATGGGTCCTCATAATCAAGCATCGTGGTTGCATGTCTAATTTCAATGAAATATGGCTCAACAATGAATTTCAGGTCTAACTATAAAAATTTACGGTGGCAAAATGAGATATccacgcaaaaaaaaaaaaatgagATATATGCATCGAGGGCACATCCTTCTCATCAAACAAGGGGGCAAAAGAGAGGCAAGCACTAACCAGGCACACATTATCATGAATTTTGAGCAAATCATAATAATTCTATAATATTAATACTATGCACATAAGTCGCATCCCTCTTCGTGGTTTAATTACATCCGGCATACGATGTCTCACACCCACACGAGGGCAATATCTAAGTGGTAGTAGTTATATATATTACCATcagttattttttttcttttttttcggttTTCCGAGTCTCCTGCATGACCTGATAACTAACACCTCAAAGCACACTTCTTTGGAAATGTTTCTACCTCTTCGCCTTTTTCCAATGGGAATGATAGCAAAACAATGACTAACAGCTGAGGGGTAATGATGAGGATCAGCCGCTAGGGTAAGTCGAGCAAACTTTGTGCATCATCTTGTCATGTAGAGGACTTCCATAACCCCTTGCAGAACTTGATTGCGTACCCAGTGCCAGCAGCAAAGGTCCACAGGATGGCAGCAAGCAAAACCAGTAGCGAGACCGAGATCAGCCCTGCGCGCCTTCTTCTAACCTGGATAACTGGGGCGCTTGCTTCTTCCTTCGGAGCTTGTTCTGACCTAAAGCTAGAAATGCGTTGGAGTGTTCTGTTGAGAACATTGTTTTCAGCCGCCAGAGCTGGATTGGCAGGTACCGCGTCCAGCAGGGCTGATACAGCTGAATTGAACCATGACTGTGAATCCGCTGGACTCAGGTTATGTGGCTGCTCATTCACTGTGTGGAAATTCGCAGTGCCTGAAATGTTCAGAAGCAGCAACTTCAGACATTTGACTTAAGCTATAATATCTGAGGGAATTTATAGGTGATCATTCAATAAAAAGCTTGCAAAACAAAATGAAGTCATTAATCACCTGATGCATGTGAGAAGACAACATGATTATGATTCATGTGGTTCCGCACATTCAGAGCAACCTGGTTGTGCGTCCACGATTCAGATGTATACTGCAATCCCTGGTTCTGGGATCCACTATCACCAAGATAACCAAACTGATTTTCAGTCGCCACTCCAGCTGTGTCAAATGAGCCAGGTAGAAACATGGAAGCGTCGGCAAACTCCAAACTGTCAAACATCCCATTGGATGAAGAAATCAAGTGCTCGGTTGCAGTACAATTCATACTCTGTTGTCCTACATCTTCTGGATCCAAGAAATCGTTGATTTCAAGGAACTCCTCATCAGCATCCTGGCCGTCATAACTGGCCAACCCAGACACAGATCGCATCGCACTTGTTTCTTCAGTGCAATCTGTTTCCCAATTCAATGGCATGTTGGTGAGAGCAGACTGTGTAATTTGATTACTGGGATCTGATCGTGGATCAAGATCTCTGTTTTCTTGCACTGCAGAAGAAGGATCTATAGAGCTGAATGTAGCACCGTGACATCCATGGAAATCTCCAGAGCCAACCTATGTAAGCCAATGTAACTTAAGATTCATAAACTGGACAACAGATATATAATACAATGTTCAAAAAAGCGGAAAGCATAAGCGGAGCGGAAGGCCACAGCTTAGAGCAATGGGCGCATGGGCGTTTTTTTTAATAGGTAAGAATTTGACTGCTTTTGAATAATATGCAAAGGAAAATAGGAAACATAGCACATAGCTAATTGAATTAGCATAAAAAATGCAGTTCACACCATAGCAAACACATATCAGGTTCACACAGCAAGCAAAATAATAACTAAAATGCAGTTCAGTTCAAATAGACATAGCCTAATAGAGATCATGTGGCCAGAATCTGTAGTTCCCGAACAGATCCCAATAATAAGATAAATGGCATATTGCCATTATTGCGGAAGCAGAAGTAGTTCAAAAACAGCCAAATATTAAAAAAAACACTTAATCTACAGCTTAGGGCCAAAGTGAATTGTTTTGCTCAGTGCTTAAGCGTCCCTTAAAAACGCTTTCTTGAACACTGATATAACAGTTTATGCATGTTACTAGAAATTTAATAGTGTTATATGATCATTCAAATTCTGCCTCTGGTGTCTTCTAGGGATATAGCATATTCTCAAATACTAATCAGacccaaaaaaatcattttttgtgtCTTCCAAGTTTTGTAAATGTGTGAGGATGAAGGCAGAAGTAATTAGCAATTATGGCAAATGCAGAAGAATTACTAGCAGTTACACAAGTACACAAGATGCCGAGCATTCCAGATTTTCCAATCATTTAAAGGATGAGTAGTATAGAATATAGACTATAGAGAACAAAACACACCTGATGGAACTCATGACGAGGAACTGGTGTGGAGAAATCTGCCAGCGGTTGGACATTTCCCTGGTCATTCTCTAATTGCAACAGAAGCCCTTCAATATCCTCATAGGGAAGCTCGGTGACAGTACATCCTGAAGCGTCCACAACGCCATTACTAGTGGTATAATCTGCAACACTAATCTCCTCCATGTTGGCATTGGGCCAagcctcatgctcatgatcatcatgcTGAAGCTGCAGTTGGGGAACGAATTCTGAGAATTCTTGGAACGATTTAGTGGCCCGTTGATCATCCGATATTTCCATCAGTAGCCCCTCAAGATCCCCAAAAGGGAGTTCAGTGCACGTATTCTCTGCCATTACCATACCACGGCTGCTGGTTGTAGCATCTGCAACCTCAGATGTGTTACCGTCATCACTGGGCCGACCTTGAGGGTGGCCATGCTGAAGCGGAGCCTGTGAAGAAACCGGTGTCGAGAAATCCGACTGTGGTTCACTGTTTCCCTGATCATCTCCATTTTGCAACAGGAACACCTCAAGATCCCCAATCTGGTCGTCCACTGTCATAACCCCAATCTGCTTGTCCACTGCCACACCCCCAATCTGGTCGACAACTGTCAAAACATCCCCAATCTGGTCGTCCACTGTCAAGACATCCCCAATCTGCTCGACCACTGTCACAGTTCTAGTAGGTAGACTGACGGCGATAGGGATGGGATCAGCGGGCGGCTcacagtcgtcgtcgtcgtccagcCAGTCCTCCTCCCGGAAGGGCGCGCCGTACTGCTCGCCGTTCTTGGGGCCGACCCCGCTCTTCTCGAAGAGCTTGTAGAGGGCGTAGGACTCGCGGCCCCGCGCGGGCGGCGGGAGCGCGTCGGCGAGGATGGTGTACTCGTGCATGACCCAGTCGGTGCGCTCCCCGCGCGGCGCGCGGCCGTGGTGGtagacgagcgtcttcttgttcccGACGGCGCGGCCGGCGTTGCAGATTGAGCGGTCCTTGCCCGTGGCCTTCCAGTAGCCGTCGGCGGTGGTGCGGCTGGCGCGCGAGCCGTTGGGGTACTTGCGGTCCAGCCGGCTGCAGAAGAACCACTGCTTGTCCCCCGTCCGCAGCGCCGACCGCTCTGCTCCACCATCAGCGAATCGAGGTCAGGAGGGGCGGGTGGAGGGAGATGGATCGGCGGGAGGGGAGTGGCGAAGGGGCGGGGGGACGTaccggggaggtgggaggggtgggACTTGTAGACGTCGACGTCGGCGatgtagggggaggggcggccggcggcgacccggcgcttgaggaagaagaggacgagctcctcgtcggtggggcTGAAGCGGAAGCCCGGCggccagcgcggcggcggcggcggggtctccATCTCGGCGGCCGGCGCGGAGGCGGTCGAGGGGGGAGGGGTTGGTGGTGGACTTCGGCGAGCCCTGGGGGGAGAGAGTTTGCCGGGTCAACCTGGCGCCCCGGCTCGGGTTAATATGGGTGCGCGGGCCCTCCTGCGGTTTGCGAGGCTTCGTGGCAGCTTCCTGCGCTTGCTTCGCGGGGCCCAAAGGCTGATGAACACTCGCGGCGACACGCGCGCCAGGCCCGAAGTTTCGGCCCCACCGGCCAGTGGCACATCACGCACGGATGAGGCGATTTCACCGAAAATTACATGTGAATGTGGCATTCTATGGCCCGAAATAACGGCCCCACCGGCCAGTGACGCGGCACGCACGGATGAGGCAATTTCGCTGGAGAAAACATGCGTACAATATACTGCTTACCAACTAAGCGACCCAACAATCCAGCCCTAAACATGTCAACATTTGACTAATTGCATTTCTCTTTTAGCAACGTAACTATATTTGACCGTGTTGCATATAAATGGGTGACCAAATCAAGTTAGTGAAGCAAGCCGATAGGAATACCCATCATTTTAGGAATAAAGTGTTTGGAATGTGAAGCTGCCTTTTGAGGATCAAAGTGCTTGTTTGGCCGGTCCTAGGAAAGAGCATTTTGACGAGTGATGTTCTTTTACATAAAGGGGAGCAAGTGTGAAGAGGAATGCCCTTTCTGTGGGTGTCATGAATCGATCGATCGATCGCCTCTTTTTCACATCCCGAATTGGTAGGTATGCTTTTGGTAACATCGTGAGTTGCGCTCTCGATATCCCGGGTAGATTCATAAAAATGGAAGGGTGTTTCAATGCATGACCAACACAAATTTGAGGTGGGAAGAAGAAATTGGTGACCGATTGACCGTGGGGATGATTTGTTGATGTAGACGATTGAGAGGGCAAGTGCTTGTGTGTTGGCAACACCATCTTTGTAATTTTGGTTTCCCTTTTTTTTCAAAACAGAGGCATAACATTTGTCTCATCTATTAAATAAGAAGAGAATAGAGTTTTACAAGAGCCAGCAACACGGCATGGCGATTACTCACGCGATACAATGTTCTTTCATGAATGGTTCAAATGACCAATGTTGTGTTTGTTAACTTTCAATACATTTTACCActaatacttcttatatgtgaagtcattactcccctttGGGACAAGCATACGAAGCATATATAATTTtaaatttatgatattcaattcattcaacaatttacttttAGGATATAGGTGAAGCGCAAAAGTGAATGACAAagtgctccaaaagatataagtgaagatcaatgagtactcAAACGATTAAGTAGATATATGAGGACTCTCTCCAAATCAaaagtttcagatctaagtattttatttaaacagCAAACAAGAATAAAAAAAGGGcagtccaagaatagcacacatcatctgAACagacaaaaacttaggctcaaccaagactaaccgatagttgttcatgaagaaaggtgggatgcctaccgaggcacCCCCAAGGTTAGACGTTTGAGTCTTCCTTAAATACCACCTTGAGGTGCCTTGTAGGGTTAAACAACTCTCATAACTTATTCTTTGTTAGAAAGAAATATTTATTCTATGTTTTTTTATTTATCTCTTCTAAATTCTTCATTGGTTATATTTTTTCTGCTTTCTTATTTCTTCTTTGAGGAAACACTACTTCTAGATTCCCTTTATTCCGTAAATTGAAttttattactatttcttttatttttttgtaaattcTTCTTTGATAACATCACTCCCACAATTCTTTCCTTCTTCGGAAAGAACTTGATCTGTGTTGTTTCTGATTTTCTTCATTTTTTCTTTGACCTAACACCACTTTTGGAATTATTATTTTTCTTATTTTGAAATGTGTTCATCTTCCTAAGCACTTGCACATTTTACCATCTCAATTTAGTCAGCATTTAGTATTTGTACTCGGATGCATAGGGGTGGAGCTATGTGTATAGCTGNNNNNNNNNNNNNNNNNNNNNNNNNNNNNNNNNNNNNNNNNNNNNNNNNNNNNNNNNNNNNNNNNNNNNNNNNNNNNNNNNNNNNNNNNNNNNNNNNNNNNNNNNNNNNNNNNNNNNNNNNNNNNNNNNNNNNNNNNNNNNNNNNNNNNNNNNNNNNNNNNNNNNNNNNNNNNNNNNNNNNNNNNNNNNNNNNNNNNNNNNNNNNNNNNNNNNNNNNNNNNNNNNNNNNNNNNNNNNNNNNNNNNNNNNNNNNNNNNNNNNNNNNNNNNNNNNNNNNNNNNNNNNNNNNNNNNNNNNNNATCGTCTGTTGcacattaaaaaatgttcaaaaaattccgGAAAAAATTAGTGCATTGACACAACatgaatgtatgttgtcataaaattTAGATCAATATTcgaaacattgctcgagatacaaaaataacaaatttgacatTGAATAGTACATAACAGAAGTTGGACTTCAGTTTTGGCCCATTAGCACATGGacgtcaaatttgtcatttttgtatcttgaccattgttttgatttttgatttgAATTTTAGTGACAAGATACATTGATGTTGTATCGATGCACTAATTTTTTTCCGGATTTGTTTGGATTTTTTTAATGTGCAACGGggtccggtgcaccggtagcaccaattgCCTTGGTGCACCAGATACGTTCCCCCACCTAGCACAAATCTGTAAAGGATTTTTTTTAGAGGGACATAATTAGAAGAAAATATTATGTAGCGTAGAAAATATTATTTAGAGCACTATTCCTACATCGTATTGTCAATTAACAAGATCTGTTTAATTTCTGTAGTGTCAAGTCTCAGCATGTATATACAGGCGGAATACAGAGGAATGCACAAGATTTACAACACGAAAGAGCGACGATCCTACTGTGTGTATGGGTGACGTGCATAAAAAAATGTCATTTTCTAGCCTAAAAAACTCTTAAACAGAGGATCTACACCGTCGGCAAAGCACCAGCAGGTGGTTTCGTCTCTGTTGTCACCACCGGCGGCGAAGCATCATGATCATCAGCCGGCGGCTCCGTCTCTGctaccgtcgccgccaccaccgcagGCAAAGCGTCATCAGCAGGCGTTCCACTCTCCACCGCCGGCGCTTTGGTAACAACCTTCCGCGGCGGCGAGAGGTCGCACCGGCAGAGAGGGCAGCTCCGGTGCGAGTGCAGCCACATGTCGATGCACTCCACGTGGAACACGTGCCTGCACGCCGggagccgccgcaccagctcgccgGC
It encodes:
- the LOC119302087 gene encoding uncharacterized protein LOC119302087, coding for METPPPPPRWPPGFRFSPTDEELVLFFLKRRVAAGRPSPYIADVDVYKSHPSHLPERSALRTGDKQWFFCSRLDRKYPNGSRASRTTADGYWKATGKDRSICNAGRAVGNKKTLVYHHGRAPRGERTDWVMHEYTILADALPPPARGRESYALYKLFEKSGVGPKNGEQYGAPFREEDWLDDDDDCEPPADPIPIAVSLPTRTVTVVEQIGDVLTVDDQIGDVLTVVDQIGGVAVDKQIGVMTVDDQIGDLEVFLLQNGDDQGNSEPQSDFSTPVSSQAPLQHGHPQGRPSDDGNTSEVADATTSSRGMVMAENTCTELPFGDLEGLLMEISDDQRATKSFQEFSEFVPQLQLQHDDHEHEAWPNANMEEISVADYTTSNGVVDASGCTVTELPYEDIEGLLLQLENDQGNVQPLADFSTPVPRHEFHQVGSGDFHGCHGATFSSIDPSSAVQENRDLDPRSDPSNQITQSALTNMPLNWETDCTEETSAMRSVSGLASYDGQDADEEFLEINDFLDPEDVGQQSMNCTATEHLISSSNGMFDSLEFADASMFLPGSFDTAGVATENQFGYLGDSGSQNQGLQYTSESWTHNQVALNVRNHMNHNHVVFSHASGTANFHTVNEQPHNLSPADSQSWFNSAVSALLDAVPANPALAAENNVLNRTLQRISSFRSEQAPKEEASAPVIQVRRRRAGLISVSLLVLLAAILWTFAAGTGYAIKFCKGLWKSST
- the LOC119302086 gene encoding protein Iojap, chloroplastic-like, encoding MRGAAIQGQGHGLARAPPAAVPLLHPRPRRAVGAVPRHRLRSDFLPLLLPTAAPFRARSPPSSSSSNVNPGTGEGADELLEELLQKHGEVVYSSGGASSAALASEADEDAECLSLAVSLAKVASEVKAADIRVLFVKPIVYWTEFFIILTAFSNAQIEAISSKMRDIGEQQFSRVASGDTKPNSWTLLDFGDVVVHIFLPPQREFYNLEEFYGNATPIELPFETQLQ